Genomic window (Lutra lutra chromosome 17, mLutLut1.2, whole genome shotgun sequence):
CCCCTTGGCCTGAATCCAAGGCATCCGTGGCCACGGGCCGCTCCTCCCGACTCCCCCCACCATGCCCCCCTTGCCAGCTCCCTTGCTGAAACTCTGCTGAGGCAGAGAAGTGGTAACCTACTATTTCGGGTTCCCACCCTTGGGAGAAAGCAATTTGGTGAAGGGAATTGCAAGCTTGCCTTTGTGGTTaagcctcctgccccagggccgaGGCGGCAGGGCCCATGGAGCCTCTTTCCCAGGCTGCCACCTCCTGTCACCCGTGCCAGGCCCGATGCTCGGCGCCGCTGAGATGTGGATGGGCCTCCCTCCATGCCCATGCTGCTGGAGGCCTGAGACCAGGCGCGGGCCTGGGGCCCATTTCACGGACAAGGGAACAGGTGGGGAAAGGCCTCGTGCCTCCCCATGGCGTATGCTGCACCAGGCAGCCAGCTGTTGGTCTCATGCCCCAGAGCCAAGCTGAGGGCTGGGTCTCTGAGCTGCCACTGCAGGGCTAGCCTGGCTCACCTGAAGCAGAGCACCTGTAGGAGGCAGGGCTCCCAGCCATCATCACAGActggcctctccccacccagtTCTCTGTAATACCTCGCCATGCTTACAGGACTTCCTGGAGCTTCTGGCCTGGGGTGTATAATTAGCCAGGCTCCAGGACTAATAATAGCGTGCCTGTCTTCCTTCAAAGGGCCTGACAGTGGGCCCCACCTCAGCATGCATGGAAGGCCCGTAGGATGGGCTAGGACACGGAGGTGTGTGACAGGACCCCCCTGCCCCGGGAGCCTGGCCCCAAGCGCTGGGGGCAGGCCCAAGGGGCTGGGGCCACAGAGAGCTCTGGAACACGCATCCTGCTCTCTATGGAGGCCTGGGCTGCAGCCCCAGCTGCTGGTCCGGGTGCTGGCCCTCCAGGGATGGGCGTCTCCCTTTCAAGCCACGGTGGCAGAGTCCGGTCCCTGCCGTCCACTGATAGAGGGCCCTGAATTTAGAACACATGGGTTGGATGAGGATATCTGTCTCAGGCTCCCTAGCCCCACAGTGTCTCCCTGCTCCATCCAGAATATAGGTGGGCTTAGAGATCCCTTAAAAAGGCAAGGAGAAAGTTTCTGGAAGTTTCTTGTTCCCACGGCACCATGCTTGGTGAGGCAGGATCTGGTAGGGTCTGGATCTCTTTTCCTGGGGTCAGATAGCCCCCTGGATTCCCACTGTGCTGTTGTCTAAacacctcccaccctctgcccaccccagggAAGGAGGCCATGCTGAAGCACCGGGACTATGAGACAGCCACCCTGTCAGATATCAAAGCTCTCATTCGCAAGCATGAGGCCTTTGAGAGCGACCTGGCCGCGCACCAGGACCGTGTGGAGCAGATCGCTGCAATTGCCCAGGAGCTCAAGTATGCAAGGGGTCCCTGCTGGGAGTAGGGGGTGGCAGCGTCCTGGGGTCCAGCTTGCTTCGTGGCCTCAGTGGGCCCTCTCACCTCCCCGCTTTCATATGCCAGGGAGAGCCCTTACAGGATGATGCCTTTTGCCTAGTTGGTCTTAACCTCAGATGAGAAACAGGCAGAAAGGAGGTCTCTGACCGCTTTAGGCTCTAGGGGTCCGCAGGGCTCTACCTTTTGCCTGCCACACCACAGAGAGGTCCCCTGGCCCCCTGATGAGGGGGTCGGCCTACCCCCTGCCATTCCCACCCGCTCCTCCCAGAGGGGATCgggctgcacagagagcccatTGTTCTGCCCGGCCACTTCCCTCACTTGCTGAGAATACACTTATTGTACGAGTGTCCAGGCTACTGGGTTCTTCGCCCTCCCTTTCCCGCCCTAGTCAGATAAACTTGCGCGCACAGTTAGTACACCGAAACTCCAGAGCCAGTGAATGGGGCCTTATGCCACCGGCACGGCGGCCGCAGCAGGGAGGGCCCAGGGAGTGGGAGGCCTAGGCCATTACTTCATGGAAAATCCACAGAGCCTGGAGTGGCGGCACGGCTCCCAAAATAGCTGTCTGCTCAAAAATAGGATACTTGGCTGGAGCTGCCCTTTCCAcagacaccccccaccctgccagtCATCCCCGAAGCTCTGCTTGTTTCTGTGAGGCTGGGGCCCAGCTGCGGTGCCTGGTGCAGCCCCACGCCAGGCAGGGCCGGCTTCTCCCTGActcactccctctgctctgcccagtTGCTCTGCGGCTTCCCCTTGCGGCTTCCCCTTGCGCTCAGCCAGAGGCAGGAGTGCTCCGTGGCTCCCCCACGGTTGTGGGAAAACGGTGTCCCTTGGGGTCTTGCTGCCTCTCGTAGGCTTGAgcctcagggcctggcacaccCAGGTGGAGGTGGGTGATGTCCATAGCGCCTGTGGGAGGTGGCATGAGGGCATGTTCCGCTGCTGACAGGCGAGCCCCTGGGAGCTGATGGGAAACAGGCCTGGAGAAGTCCTTGGCCAGCCTGCCTCCCAGGCACCGGGAGCAGGTGTGAGGTACCCGCTCTCCAGAGTTGGGGGGCAGGCAGCCGCCGAGGCAGCTTTTCTGGACAGTGGCcctgcaggaggaaggaagggcgaTTTGGGGGTGCTGTCTGTTCCCCCGAAGATGAGTCAGAGGGCCAGGCACTGGCCAGGATGAGCCTGAGTAGACAGCCTGGCTAAGTGTTGGTGCAGAGTAATAATAGAAACTCAGAGCACTCAGTGTTCCACACACGCCGGCTCCTTTAATCGCCCGCAGCCCTGtgttacagaaggggaaactgaggcacagagaggttcagggGCTTGTCCACGGTCACACTGCTGGCGGGTAGCTGAGACAGGAGTGGAGCTCAGGCTGCCTGGCCCCTCTGGGGAGCCCAGCCATGgtccccagccccatcccccagGTCCTGTTCTTCCCAGAGTTGTTCcctgctccctgtccctccccaggcccccaagGTTTTGCCTGTACCTCCACTCCCTGGGAACCTCTTGCTAAGAGTATCCagggtctggagctcaggaggAAGGAATCCTGGGGCAGATAGGAGATAGGCCCCTCATGTCAGGAGGCATGAGGGGCCAGGAACTATCACGTCTGCCCACTTCTCTTTTACATCTGTTATTAATTGCTTAGAACGACAGTGCGGGTTTGCTGCtcattttttcttcatgttcATTAAAGTAAATCCCTTTAATCACTGTTAGTACATCTATTCAGAGGGCACCAGACTACCCTCCACACTTCATGTGCCCTCAGTAACTGGATCTCCACAGTAACCCCACGCCCATTTTGTAGATGGGAACATGGAGGTCTCCAGAATAGGTCATTCACACGCCTGGGGTCACACTGGTACAGAATCGAAGAGCCAGGATTCTGACCGGGGAAACTTGGCCCAGGAGCCCATTGCTTAAACCAGTGTGCTCTGCTGGACCTTTGGGTGACAGAAGCAGTCCAGACACAGGCAGTGTGGGGGCCCCCGTGTTTGGGTGTCGTGACAGGCAGGTCTCACAACGAGTCAGCaggggccccctccccacccctctgacCCTTCCTGGCTACAtggcggcagggggtgggggtggtcacCAGCACAGCCTTGCCTGCCGGGTCTCATGGCTACgtgtctgtcccctccccctgcagtgaGCTGGACTACTACGACTCCCACAACGTCAACACCCGCTGCCAGAAGATCTGCGACCAGTGGGACGCCCTTGGCTCTCTGACCCAGAGTCGCAGGGAAGCTCTGGAGGTGAGGGGGGTGTGACGTCACCCACGGAGCCCTATGCCCCTGGGGGTCAGTGGGAGCAGACGCTGCCAAGACGCCCGAGTTTCCTCTGACCCACCTCGAGGGGACGTTCTCCGACCCCTTGGGTCCCCGGGCCACCAACCACTTGCTCGCTGACCTCCCCGTCCCATTCCTGCATGTGCCAGAAAACGGAGAAGCAGCTGGAGACCATTGACCAGCTGCACCTGGAGTACGCCAAGCGGGCCGCGCCCTTCAACAACTGGATGGAGAGCGCCATGGAGGACCTCCAGGACATGTTCATCGTGCACACCATCGAGGAGATCGAGGTCTGCAGCTGCCCGTGCACCCCAGGGGACCGCTGTGGACCCGGGCTGCCCTTCATGCCTTCTCCTCCTTCCAGGGCCTGATCTCAGCCCATGACCAGTTCAAGTCAACGCTGCCGGATGCTGACAGGGAGCGGGAGGCCATCCTGGCCATCCACAAGGAGGCCCAGAGGATCGCCGAGAGCAACCACATCAAACTATTGGGCAGCAATCCCTACACCACCGTCACCCCGCAGATCATCAACTCCAAGTGGGAGAAGGTGGGCAGGCTTGgcggtggggctggggtgggccaGCCGGGGGAAGGGCCACCCCGACCGCCATGGctcaccacccccatccccaccccccaggtgcAGCAGCTGGTGCCCAAGCGGGACCATGCGCTCCTGGAGGAGCAGAGCAAGCAGCAGTCCAACGAGCACCTCCGCCGCCAGTTCGCCAGCCAGGCCAACATCGTGGGGCCCTGGATCCAGACAAAGATGGAGGTGAGGGCCCATCGCCCCAGCCTAGCTGAGCTAGGAGTGGCTCTCAGGGCAGAGTGGGGGCGGGTCCCCAGTTATCTCTGGTGGGTCTGCCAGAGGCCCCGCTCTGGGAGTGAGGGCAGCCTCCTGGGATCGGTGTTGATGGAAGTGACAGCACACTCCAGAGGGAAACCTGGTGGAGGAGTCAGGTAGGGGAGGGTTTGAGTCTCGGCTCTGCCTGCTGACCAGGGAGTCAGGTACAAGCGAACTTCTACTCCTTGGTTTTCGCATCTCTAAACAGGGATGGAAAGAGTCCTTTCATTACCTCGGCAAATGCTTGGGCACCGCTCTGCGGCAGCTGCCTGACAAGCACTGGTGTCGCTGGAACCAGGGCAGTCCGAGGGCAGACCCTTCCAGTGGGCTCACCAGTGAGCCTTGGGACCCGGCCCCGGAATGTCTGCACAGATGCTGCTCGCAGCCTGGGCACGCCTTACAGAGCACTCATTTCGCCCAGGTTCTgagccagggcaggggtggggctccGGGCTGGCTGAGCTGCACCGCCACCCTGGGAACCCCCGTTTTGGGGGCTTGTGCTCAGGAGCCCGGATTCCAAAGCTGGCCAGGCCTAGGTCCAGATCCTGTCCCTGCCTCTCGCCATGAGCAGTTGCTGtgtttgggcctcagtttccaggCCTGTTGCCGTCCTGGGCCTCACAGGAAGTTGGGGATGTGCACCGAGGTTAGGCTTGGCCGGCCTCAGCCCAGACACCGCCCCTTGGCGGCCTGCACTCCGGAGGGTGGACCCGGAGGGGACAGTCAGCCCGCAGCCGGCTTCCAGGCATGGGAGCGCCCCTCGGAATGCCTCCCGCAGCCAGCAGCCCCCGCCTTCCATGCAGGAGATCGGGCGCATCTCCATCGAGATGAACGGGACCCTGGaggaccagctgagccacctgaaGCGGTACGAGCGCAGCATTGTGGACTACAAGCCGAACCTCGACCTGCTAGAGCAGCAGCACCAGCTCATCCAGGAGGCCCTCATCTTCGACAACAAGCACACCAACTACACCATGGAGGTGAGGCCCACTCGGGGCCAGATGGGTCTGGCCCAGTAGGAGAGGcccctgctgctttctctctcctctctgtccctctgagcCTAAAGACTAGATCAAATGTTAACACGTTTCTAAGAAATCAGTTCCCACTGTTGCTTCCATTGCTGTGACAGCATGGCGTCCGGACACGCTCCTCGGAGAGCTGGGAGGGGGtgcggcccctcccccccatggCCTCGTCCTTGCTGGGGGACACAGATGCATGCGGGCACCCACTCGCTGTGGCCAGACTGACGTGTCGGGGCTGGCTGGCAGCCTGATCTCATACACAGTGACACCTCCTGCCATCCAAGGGCACTGATACCACAGAGAAACCCGGGTCCCCCCCACGCCGAGAGCCATTTAAACATGCTGCCCTACCCCAGTGGTCTGCGTGCCGTTACCCTGCtgcagggcagaggcaggcaggggagcaTGGGGCCGGGTTGGCATTTGGGAGAGAGTCCAGGCCAGACACACACCACATGCGAGGAGAGTCAAGCCGTGAGTCCCTAGCGGCAGCGGACCCCGCACTGGCCGGCCCACACTCATGCCCTCGCTCTGCCCCCAGCACATCCGCGTGGGCTGGGAGCAGCTGCTCACCACCATCGCCCGCACCATCAATGAGGTCGAGAACCAGATCCTCACCCGTGATGCCAAGGGCATCAGCCAGGAGCAGATGCAGGAGTTCCGGGCTTCCTTCAACCACTTCGACAAGGTGagtggctccctctgcccctggcgtCTTCCCTCCCCACTGTCATCGTCCCATCCTGCCACCTCCGTCTTTGCATCTGTTCATTCACCTCACAGTGCTGAGTACTGGCCACTGCTCGCCGGGCCGGCAGGGCCCCAGCTGCTGAAGTGGGTGCACAAGGCCATCACCTTGACCTGAGGCCTGGGCATTTGTCCTTGGGAGGAGAAAGTTGGCggcgggggttggggtgggggggtggttctAAATTCTGCCCCTGTGGCCATGTATCCTTGCCAACCTACTACTGAGACCCCGGGACAGCCTGAGGCACAGCACACCTGAGATTTGTGCGCTGCTCATGCATCGGGTCCGCGGGTCCGCTGAGCACTGTAAAGATTCAGAAGGCCAGCTCCAGTCTGGCGGGCCCACTAGGAAGGCCCTGAGCACCTGAGTTTGCTGTGGTCCCCACCCACCCTGCGGGGCCCGACTGGCCATCTGCCGGCCCCCTGTGGGCGAGAGTATGCGTGCTCAGCTCCACACTGTCAGCCAGGGCCCCTGGCGTCCCAGATAGGACAGGTTGTAGTCTCCCACCCCAAatcctggaggcagggagagctcCCCGTTCCCTCCCCGGAGCCTTGGGCCTCAGTCCTCCATTCTGTACCCCTCAGCTCCCACCCCGGCTCTGGCCAAGACGTTGGGCAGGCCTCTATTCCCCCATACCCAGCCATCCCCTTGTCCATGTCCCCTCTAACTCTGTGTTTCCCCCGATGTGTTCCCCTCGCCCTGCCCCCTGCATGTGACCCTGGCCCTTCTCCCCACGTCTCCACGCTGGCCTGGTCTCCACACCGCCCCTCGCACACACCTGCCTTCGGACGCCCGGCAGGACCACGGTGGGGCGCTGGGGCCAGAGGAGTTCAAGGCCTGCCTCATCAGCCTGGGCTACGACGTGGAGAATGATCGGCAGGTACGCACCCCCCTGGGCCCCAGCGGACTGTGGCATTAactgctcttctttctctctccttctctctgtctcccctccctctcGCCATTCCACCCCTTGCCATGTGTGTGCCATTTCACTGGCTCTcttgcctcctccctgccctgtgtCTCTCTGGACACCTTCCCCCTTACCTGGTCTCTCGGGGCCGCCTCTGTCTCCCCGGCTCCCGCCACTGTCCTGTTTCCCTGCTGTGCACATGGGGCGGCCCCTCTTGCCTACTCTGGGCCTGGCCTCCTCTGCTGTCCCTGCGTCCTCGAGCAGAAGCAGACAGGCAGCATGGACTCCGATGACTTCAGGGCTCTGCTTATCTCCACAGGATACAGCCTGGTATgcagcctctgcctccccctcgctgctctgcctctcctcctccccccaccctcgcgcagcctcccccttcctcctcactgCCGCCTCCTCCTCGGGGATCCTCCCCCAGCAGAGCAGCGCAGCCTTGCTATCTTCTCCTCCACCTGTGCTGCTGTTGCTGGGCTGGGGTCTCTCCGACGACCCCTTGAgccacccacctcctttcctgGAAGTCTCCCGAGAGAGGAGGTCAGGCctctggctccctcccctttttctttctctttctctctttctttcttccccaccctCTAGAGCTAAGTCATGAGCCTAGGGCTGAGGAGCAGTAGACCTATTTGACCCATTCCCCAACTCCCCACTTCCCAAAAACGTGGGtgggaaggtgcagagggagcaCATCCCCAATCTGGGCAAGTGGGGCCCTGAGCCTGGGGAAGCTGAAACCCCTGGAGGCATGTGCCCTGGGGCCGGGCCCTGCTCTCCTGCTCGGAGGGGACAGCACCCGACCGGGCCACGCGCAGCTGTCTCAGCCCACTCAGGTGCTGTCTGTGCCCCGCCCCCCTTCCCCTCGCAGGGTGATGCCGAGTTCAACCGCATCATGAGTGTGGTTGACCCCAACCACAGCGGCCTCGTGACCTTCCAGGCCTTCATTGACTTCATGTCAAGGGAGACCACCGACACAGACACTGCCGACCAGGTCATCGCCTCCTTCAAGGTCCTGGCAGGGGACAAGGTAAGCAGCGTACCTCAGAGGCACCCTGGGGCTCGGCCGGGAGAAGCCCTGGCAGCCAGGACTGGGCGGGTGGGGGTGGCCCACAGTCACACCCTGCCGCCCCTAGAACTTCATCACGGCTGAGGAGCTTCGGAGGGAGCTGCCCCCGGACCAGGCCGAGTACTGCATCGCTCGCATGGCGCCCTACCAGGGCCCTGACGCCGTGCCCGGGGCCCTCGACTACAAGTCCTTCTCGACAGCGCTGTATGGCGAGAGTGACCTGTGAGGTTCCCCACTGGAGAAACCCTGACCGAACCCCCGTCCTCGCAGCctccaggaggggctgggggagccctCGGCCCTTCTCCCCGCTCTGGGGGCCTCCCAGGCCCTGTTTTTCTGACTCTGTATCTATGCAAAGCGCTCTGTCCGtcttctctgggggtggggggtgggcagggaggggctggggcaggctcTCCCCTCTCTCCGTCAGTCGGCCCCCTCCCCCtggatgggggtgagggagacCTTCGGGGTCCACGCTTCTGGTCTGGTATATATAAGacgtgttgttttgttttataactatGTGGAGGAGACTGGATTCCCACAGCGAAAACAGGTCACCTCCAGGCCCTAGGAATGCCCTCCACACCTTGTCCCTCCTTTgcccgcccctcccctgctccccacgaGGTCCCTTCAAGGCCTCCCACATCAGGCCAAAGCCCTATGTGCCTTGTCCAGGAACCGCCCAGGCCTGCGGTGGGCCCTGCAGGGGGGCCCAGCAGAGGGCGACGCAGCTGCCTGACAGGAAAGAggaccccaccccctcccttcttcccaacTTGCGGTTGCCAGGAGATGGGGGGGTGCAACTCTGCACCTCCCTTTTTCTGCAACAGGAGTAGGGTTGGCAGACCAGCCTCTCAGCCCCAGCCGGTCCCCCACCTTGCTTTGTCTGGACCTGTGTTTCCGATTTTTTAaggaccaaaaaacaaaacaaaaaaaaaaccacaaaacaacaaacaaaaaatccacaaaaaaaaaactataaaaaaaggaattaaaaactttCAGAGAATTACTATTTACTTTATTAACTTACggatttattatataaatatatattcacctAGCAACATATCCTTGCTGCCTCTTGCTCTCATAATGAAGACGTAGCTGATttgctgccctcccccagcccctcaccgATTGTTCTCTGTTGTCTGTGGTTGGGCATGGGTCTCTGGGGACCCTCCTGAGGTGGAGGGTGGGCTGCCGGCCTGGCTGCCTGTTAGTTGATGGGTtttgctcccttccccttccccccttttttgagtttattctgatttatttttttcttggtttctggATAAACCACCCTCTGGGGACAGGATAATAaaacatgtaatatttttaagaaggatTCCTaccgtgttctctctctttctctctcctctgttctccGCTTCTTAGGAGAGCCACAGGAGAACCTCTTCCCAGAGCAAGGCTGGGCAAGGGAGATCCCTGTCCCCCCCCCGAGTGTGTAAACCTCAGTGCCACGGGGGACCCGCTTGAGGCCAGGCGCTGTTTCCAGTGCTAACTAGTGTGGCCTGCACCAGAAAAGGGCTGGGACCGTCCCTGCTTATAGGTGAGGAGGGCAGAGCACGGAGGAGGCAGGGACCCGCCTGGCCGAGTGGTGGGGCCAGAccttgccccccgccccccgccccccgccggctCCCAGGGCAGCAGAGCAGCAGACCCACGTGGCAGGTGGAGGGGTCGGTGTGGCTCAGACCCCCGCCCTGTGGAACAAAGCCCAGTCCAGGCTGGGCGAGGAGAATGGGCTCCTGGCAGCACTTCGCCTCGAGCCACAGGGGTCCGTGCGGAGATCCTACGAGAAGGTAGCCACCTCCATCCACTGGGGGAGAAAAGACCCCAGGCTTGAGGCAGGGCTCTCCCGGGACTCCCGCCTGGCCCCCCGAGCCCCCCAGCCTCAGCTCACCTGTCTGCGGGTCAGGCAGACGACCCCCTCGCCTCCATCCAGGTGCCGGCTGCAGTGGCCTGTGCAGAGCGGGCGGGTTGAGCGatgcccacccccgccccaggctcGTGGGAGTCCGTccgccctgccccacccccgccccaccacggGCAGCACTAACGGAAGATGCAGGTGAGCTGGGCCGCACAGGACACAAAGCGCTCGAAGTCCACGCGCAGACGGCTGTCCCGGTATCGGCTCGTGAGGGCCTGGGTCAGCTGGTTGTTGAGGTGGAAGCCTAGGGCAGGTGGCCTGTGAGCCCCCCCAGGGGGCCTGTTCCCCCTGGGACAGCTCCCCTCACACCTCCGCCTCCACGCTCCGTTTCCGAACGTGACAGCTTTGACCCCACCAGGCCGGGACGCCATTAGATGGAGGGATTGCACGGCGCCCGGCCCGGGCCCCTGTACAGACACTGGAGGAGTTTCCGGGCCCCCGGACATGTGTGTCGGCCCCACGTGGAGTGGGTCCGTAGCTTCACATCAGACCATTTCTGGAGAGAAATCACCTCTGGAGAAATCGCAACAGGCCTTCAAAAGCCAGAAACAGCGGTTCCTCCTCCGAGGCCCTGCAGGACTCCGGCTGCAGGATGGCCTCCCTGACCCCATGTCCAGATCCTTGGTTCTGAGGACAAGGTCCTGGCTTCCGCCGCCGCCTCAAACCTACCTATGCCCTGCTCTGTGCCTACATTCGCTATTAGGTCTTTGTCTCGTCTGTGCCTTGTTCTAGCTGCTGGGGGCCAGCCCGGGGTCGGGGGAGCCCGGGGCCCGCAGCCCTGCCTTAGCCCCGTGACCTCCCGGGCCCTTCATCCCAAGTCAGGCCTGGAAGCCCCCAGCTGCCGCCTCAGATGCAGCTTTTTGGACCACTCTCAGCGCCCCCGGTGCGGGCTCCTTCCTGGCTGGGATCCTCCGGTATCCAGGAAGTATCCAGGAAATCCCTCACTGGCTACCCCTCCCCACGGGCCCCATTGTCCTTAGCCGGCTGCCAGCCTACGCAGACacctcaccccccctcccccgactcCTGCACTTGGACCTTGGGCTCCCATCTTGCCTCCCTTGTACGCGATGTTCCTTCTGCCCAGAGCACTGCTACTCCTCACCCTGCCCCCTTCAGGAAGCCTCTGAGCAGGGGAGCGCCCCCTGCTCTTCACCTGCAGCCCCAGTGCCCGCCCTGAAGCCTCTGAGCGGTCACTGTCCTTGGTGGCCCAAGGGAGGGAAGGGCGGGATCTCTGGCCCCCGCTGACTCCCCAGCCTCAGCCAGCACAGCCAGGAACAGAGCGCCAGAGCAGAGCCGGGGTTTGGGGGAGGCGGGTGGTGCAGAGCGTGGCTGAGGGGCGGCAGGTCATCTTTGCCGGTCCCCTGCCCTGATCTGTCCCCCACTTCCAGGCCTCTGGAGCTTGCTTCCTGCTGATCTGCTCCCTGGTCCTCCCTCTTACACAGTGTGACCCTGTCGGCTCTGGCCCTCCTCACACCCTGACGCTGGACctgcctcaccctcctccctctcgtacctattaaagaaaaaaatttgttttaaagaccCTAGATGCTCATGAGACCTCATGGGGCTTTACTGCCTCCCTCCACTGATCTCTGATCTGTGACCACCCTCCGTCCTCCAGCCGCACTAGCCCGTCCTCATTTCCAAGACCTGGCCCCCCGAAGCTGTTCCAGCAGGGCTCATgctctcacctcagggcctttgtattgGCTGTTCCTTCTGTCAAGACTACACCTGCCACTGTGTCCCCCAGGCTCAGTCCCCCTCCTTCAGGTCTGCTCAAATAGCACCTGGGTCCTTCCCTGAGCACTGTGCCTCCGGccacaagcccctcccccaccaccccccttctctttcttccatagCTGCACCATCTGACCCATTCTGCTTGTCTGTCTGTACTGCCAGGATGCCACCCCCCTCAGCACTTCCTCAGTCTCCTGCCTGGAAGAATGCCAAGAATGTGCACCAGGTGCCCAGTAACCCCGACAAGTGGTGCCAGCTTTCCATCTGCCCTCACCCTCTTGCCTCTACTTCTGAGTACCCGGGACTCCGTGTCAGCCCGTGTGCCACACCTCCCAACATTCTCGCTCCCTCGGGGCCTCCGGCTTCTCAGACCGGGAAACAGCCAGGCGgcagcctcccacctccccttgttggaggagccctggggtgggggctgagggtcTGGGGAGTCCCCTCCATGCATGGACTCAACTTGCTAGGGAGCACAGGAAAAGCTTTGCTCCCTGGCTCCGCCCCCTGGGGAGGATTTTGTGCCACACAGACGAGGGGACTGTCCTACCTCCTTTCTGAAACCCTtcggtggcgggggtggggggtgccctcCGGGCCCTCTGCGCGCAGTCGGGAGCCAGTGCTTGCacctccaccacctccaccaccccccgcccctggccCCTGCAAGAGCTGGTAACAAACTACGTGGGCTTCGAGACTGGCGGTGGGTGAGCAGAGCACAGAGCGTCGGAGGGGGAGCAGATCCCGTCCCCAacacccgcccccgcccccgccgtaCCTGCCGCATTCAGTGCCAGCCTCAGCTCGTAGGAGTTCATGGTTCCAGAGGCGTCCTCATCGAACTTGTCGAATGTGGCCTGGGTCGGGAGCTATAGGTCAGTCCCAACCCCTGGCCCTCCCTAGGAGGCCAGTCAGCCTGGGTTCCCACCCCAGctccctttcttcctggcttgGTGCCCTGGGCAAGCAGCTCTGCCTCTCTAAGCCCATCTCACAGTCtctaaaatgggtataatagTAACAGCTAGAATAGGGTCATGAGGACAAGCTGAGCGTCTACCCACGAGGGGCTTTGTGAGGGCTCAGCAAACAGCGGCTTACTGCTCACCAGTACAGGGAGGCTTGGaacctttcctcctccccaggacccagggcagTGGGAACGAATGCCTCCCACTAGCAAAGGCCTCTCAGAGGGGAGGTGACTTGCCTGAGTTCACACACCCAGAGAGGGGCTGAGCCGGGAGCTAGGACTTCAACTCCAGACCAGAACCTGTGCTTTCCATCCCCAAGCTATTTAGTGCCCCTAAAGGGACCACAGAAGGGCAGGTGCCGCAAGGGCATCCCAGCCAGATCCCTCCAAGTTGTCCCTCAAGATGGATGCGGCCCACATCCTCCCCTGGGACCCTGCTAGTCAGCAGAGCACCTATGTCCTGACTAGTAACAGTGCCTcaccttcctggaggaggtggccccCCCAAACTTCCGACCTTACCTGCCACTCCAGGAGATGGCCCCAGAGCTGCTGAAAGTGATGCAGGGTGAGGCTCTGTCCGTTctggggaggaggcagctggTTAAAATCCATATCCCCAGAAGGGGGACAGAGGCCCCAACATCCCCACCCTCCCTACCCAGACACTGCCCCCTTCATATACCCCGAAACAACGCAGCAGCTGCTCACAGGTCCTGAGCCCAATCTCGGCAGAGGTCCGGGCAGAGGTCCAGGCGCGGGCCCTGGctacaggaaacagaaaaac
Coding sequences:
- the ACTN4 gene encoding alpha-actinin-4 isoform X1, giving the protein MVDYHAANQSYQYGPSSGGNGAGGGGSMGDYMAQEDDWDRDLLLDPAWEKQQRKTFTAWCNSHLRKAGTQIENIDEDFRDGLKLMLLLEVISGERLPKPERGKMRVHKINNVNKALDFIASKGVKLVSIGAEEIVDGNAKMTLGMIWTIILRFAIQDISVEETSAKEGLLLWCQRKTAPYKNVNVQNFHISWKDGLAFNALIHRHRPELIEYDKLRKDDPVTNLNNAFEVAEKYLDIPKMLDAEDIVNTARPDEKAIMTYVSSFYHAFSGAQKAETAANRICKVLAVNQENEHLMEDYERLASDLLEWIRRTIPWLEDRVPQKTIQEMQQKLEDFRDYRRVHKPPKVQEKCQLEINFNTLQTKLRLSNRPAFMPSEGRMVSDINNGWQHLEQAEKGYEEWLLNEIRRLERLDHLAEKFRQKASIHEAWTDGKEAMLKHRDYETATLSDIKALIRKHEAFESDLAAHQDRVEQIAAIAQELNELDYYDSHNVNTRCQKICDQWDALGSLTQSRREALEKTEKQLETIDQLHLEYAKRAAPFNNWMESAMEDLQDMFIVHTIEEIEGLISAHDQFKSTLPDADREREAILAIHKEAQRIAESNHIKLLGSNPYTTVTPQIINSKWEKVQQLVPKRDHALLEEQSKQQSNEHLRRQFASQANIVGPWIQTKMEEIGRISIEMNGTLEDQLSHLKRYERSIVDYKPNLDLLEQQHQLIQEALIFDNKHTNYTMEHIRVGWEQLLTTIARTINEVENQILTRDAKGISQEQMQEFRASFNHFDKDHGGALGPEEFKACLISLGYDVENDRQGDAEFNRIMSVVDPNHSGLVTFQAFIDFMSRETTDTDTADQVIASFKVLAGDKNFITAEELRRELPPDQAEYCIARMAPYQGPDAVPGALDYKSFSTALYGESDL
- the ACTN4 gene encoding alpha-actinin-4 isoform X2 — encoded protein: MVDYHAANQSYQYGPSSGGNGAGGGGSMGDYMAQEDDWDRDLLLDPAWEKQQRKTFTAWCNSHLRKAGTQIENIDEDFRDGLKLMLLLEVISGERLPKPERGKMRVHKINNVNKALDFIASKGVKLVSIGAEEIVDGNAKMTLGMIWTIILRFAIQDISVEETSAKEGLLLWCQRKTAPYKNVNVQNFHISWKDGLAFNALIHRHRPELIEYDKLRKDDPVTNLNNAFEVAEKYLDIPKMLDAEDIVGTLRPDEKAIMTYVSCFYHAFSGAQKAETAANRICKVLAVNQENEHLMEDYERLASDLLEWIRRTIPWLEDRVPQKTIQEMQQKLEDFRDYRRVHKPPKVQEKCQLEINFNTLQTKLRLSNRPAFMPSEGRMVSDINNGWQHLEQAEKGYEEWLLNEIRRLERLDHLAEKFRQKASIHEAWTDGKEAMLKHRDYETATLSDIKALIRKHEAFESDLAAHQDRVEQIAAIAQELNELDYYDSHNVNTRCQKICDQWDALGSLTQSRREALEKTEKQLETIDQLHLEYAKRAAPFNNWMESAMEDLQDMFIVHTIEEIEGLISAHDQFKSTLPDADREREAILAIHKEAQRIAESNHIKLLGSNPYTTVTPQIINSKWEKVQQLVPKRDHALLEEQSKQQSNEHLRRQFASQANIVGPWIQTKMEEIGRISIEMNGTLEDQLSHLKRYERSIVDYKPNLDLLEQQHQLIQEALIFDNKHTNYTMEHIRVGWEQLLTTIARTINEVENQILTRDAKGISQEQMQEFRASFNHFDKDHGGALGPEEFKACLISLGYDVENDRQGDAEFNRIMSVVDPNHSGLVTFQAFIDFMSRETTDTDTADQVIASFKVLAGDKNFITAEELRRELPPDQAEYCIARMAPYQGPDAVPGALDYKSFSTALYGESDL